CATACTCAAGCCTTGGGAAAATAAAAAAATGTTGGAGACGGTGAAGAAAAGCATTGAGCTGTCATTCAACGCTCAGAAAAAACAGGATAAAAGCAACTCCAAGGATCTTAAAACAACAGAAAAAGCCTTCACGGTTGATCAGATATTAGGGCAGTCTCCTGTGATGTGTTCCATGAAAAAAATCATTGAGAGAGTATCAAAAACCGACACCAATGTTTTGATCAGCGGAGAAAACGGAACGGGCAAGGAGCTTGTCGCCAAAGCGATACATGGACATTCCAATCGTAACGGCCATCCATTGGTCAATGTCGATGTGGGATCTCTAAGCGAGACATTATTCGAAAGTGAAATGTTCGGGCATGTCAAGGGAGCCTATACGGATGCCAAGGAGGATCGAGTAGGCAAGTTTGAACTCGCTAATGACGGGAGCATATTCCTAGACGAAATCAGCAATCTTTCCTACGGTCTCCAAGCCAAATTATTAAAAGTGCTTCAGAATCGAGAAATCGTAAAGTTGGGCTCTAACATTGTTATTCCCATTGATATTCGATTGATATGCGCGACCAACAAGAGCATTACGAAAATGGTAAGCCAACAATTATTTCGAGAGGATTTATTTTACAGAATCAATACGATTCAAATAGAAGTGCCCCCGCTTAGAGATAGAGGCGATGACATTTTGCTACTGGCGAATTTTTTCATCGATAAATTTTGCTCAAAATACCATAGAGATAGGATGACGCTCAGCGATCAAGCCCAACAAAAAATATTGAATTATCATTGGCCCGGCAATGTAAGACAATTGGAGCATAATATCGAAAGGTTGGTTATACTGAATGAGAGCGATACTATTACCGTCAGCAGTTTGCAACTGGAGAATATAGACATTGGAAATGTTGCGGTCAAGGATATTACGCTTGAGGAAATGGAAAAATTAATGATCGTCAATGCGCTTAAGCGTTTTGAAAATAACATTTCCATGGCCTCTTCTCACTTGGGCATTACACGCCAGACACTATACAATAAAATGAAAAAATACTCGCTGTCATGAAATTGAACTTATTGAAATTAGCTTTCACTTTCATCTTGATCGCCGGATTGCATGCTTTTATTCCAAAATATTTGGGTGGGTATGGACTCATTGGAATCGCTGTTTTTGACGTGTTTTTTCTCCTCTATTTGCTTCACAAATACGAAACTTATAATGAAGCAATCATATGCGCTTTGGAAAGCTTGATTAATGATGACTTTAGCATACATGCCCAAAAGTCATCAGGGATTAGTTCTGAATTGATAAAGAAATTGGAGCAATTGCAACTGAAATTCAAGTCCCAGCATGATGAAACCGCTAAACAAACCGAGTATTTTCGTTTTTTGATTGAAAATATCAATATCGGCATTCTGACATACAAAGATAATTGGAAGATAGTCCATTCCAATAAGCGCTTTAAAGAGCAAGTCGGAGTCGGCCAGCTTTCGCATATTCGACAATTATTCAATAGCAACTCCGAATGGAAAGAAGCTTTGGAAAAAGCGAAAACATGGAAAAAGTTTCTTTTCGAATCACACCAACAGCATCGAAAAGCGAAATATTTGATTCAGTCTTCGACCGTTGCCATTAAAAATGACGAGTATACTTTTGTCAGCGTGCATGACATTGAGCACGAACTTGAATATCAGGAGCTCGAATCTTGGAACAAGCTGTTTCAAGTGCTTACGCATGAAATCATGAATACGCTCACACCTATCACTTCATTGTCCGAAAGCTTGTCTGAACTCGTAAATAATAGCGATATCGAGCCGGTTTCGAAAATTCCGACACTTCAGCGTGGTTTGGAAATAATCAAAGGGCAAAGCGATCATTTGATGCACTTTGTCAAGCTTTATAGAGGCTTTATTGAGCTTCCAAAGCCCAAAAAGAAAGATATTAATATCGCTGAACTGATTCATAAATCCATTCACTCGGCCAAAGAGAATAATTGTTTTGACAATACTAAAATTAGTATTAAGATATATCCGAAGGAGTTCTTGATTTCTGTGGACGAAGGCTTGATGACGCAGACTCTTACCAATATTTTGAAAAATGCTTGGGAAGCCAAAGACGAGCATAGAACCTTGGAAATTAATATCGATGCTCATCAAAACAATTCGGGGGTTTTGGTGCTATTTGTCTGCAATAATGGCCGTAAAATTCCTCCCGAAGCTTTGAAAAATATATTTGTGCCTTTTTTCACAACGAAAGATAATGGAAACGGCATTGGCTTAAGCCTTTCCAAACAAATCGTTAATCTACATGGAGGCAAAATTTCCGTTTCTTCTACAGAAGAAAAGACTTGCTTTAAGATAGAAATATGATTTTTTGATAAATTTTCTGAAACAAATAAGGCCTCTGGAAATTGACATAATGAACTTTCAATATTATTATGTCTGAGATAATCGTCAAGAGCGCTAAAGAAGAAGATTTAGATCAAATCATCAATCTGCAACAAACCAATCTTAAGAGAAACGTAAATCTTGAGAAAAGGAAAAAAGATGGTTATGTCACGTTGGAGACTTCTGAGGATGTCCTGCAAGATATGATCAAAAACGAGCTGGTCATAGGCGCTTATGAAAATGATAAACTTGTCGCTTATCTTATTTGCTTGGAAAAAGCACGTTTGGATGTTAATCTGGACGCGCTTACTGAACTTCAAAAAATTTCAAAGCAGATAAAAATCAACGGCAAACAACTTAATGACACTAAATATTGCGCATTGGAGTCTATTTGCATTGATAAAGAATATCGCTCCAAAGGAATATTGCCAAAGCTGTATGAATATGCATCGAAACAATTGGGGCCAAAATACGACTATGCTATCGGGTTCATTGATCAAAAAAACCCTCGATCTTATCATTCACATGTGGAAAAACTAGGTTTTTTGACTATCGGCACATTTGATGACAGCATTAATAAAGCTACATGGAATATCGTCGCAAAGCCTCTGAGAGCGATTGGTTGAAATTCTTGTCATGGAATTTGAAGCCTATTTCAACATAATGAGCAATGAGCTGTTGTCATTAGACAGGCATTATTCTCATTATGTTCGAATATTTCAAAAAAGACAATAAACCAAGAAATATAGTCAACGAACGGGGAGCGTCAATTTCTCGCCAACCGCCAGCCAGTTCATTGCCTGTGCAAATGATGTTGAATCCAAAATTCACCTCTGTCAGCGTAGCAAAGCCTAAAAGGGGAAAAACAGCTCAAACATTTTTCCTGACAGATGCGAGAGGACACAAATTTGTCATGAAGTTTGACAATGGACATCCTTCCAACGCGCCACGAGAGTCTTTTGCTTCTAATTTTATCGAGAATATTGGAAGAGGAAACCTTACCGCTCCCGAATCTAAAGTTCTCCACAAAAGAAGCCGTGAAATCGTAGACCTCAAAAAAATCCTTGCTACCGACTATACGCCTGAAGGTCGAGAGCTATACTTGCTGTTGTTTTCATTTTCCAATCCTTATATCATATTGCAGGAATTTTCCGAAGGGAGCATGCTGGAATATTCGAAAAAACCTCAAAGCCCATACAGAGAGTTTGAGCAAGATTCCAGACGAGGCATACAAATGGGAAGACTGGCCGCGTATGATTTATTTCTCGGAAATTGGGACAGGCTCTGGTATAGCTTCAACGAGGGGAACATGCTTGTGTCTGGATCGTCCTACAATATTTCTACAATTGACCAGACGCTATCTTTTGGAGATATGGACCATTTAGCCAACAAGGTTTTGGGATTAGGCAAAGAGGAAGATATGCTTGGCTCCAGAATGACACCTGAAGGTGAAAGGGAAAGTATATTCACTATGACTGATGTTGATGAGCAAGAGCTTACCTGCAAAGCGAATCAAATCGCGGAGAAATGCCTCCGAGCATTCAAAAAAATTATCGAAGAATTCATGTCTCCCGGCACAGAAGCCCCGTCAGCCTTGGAAGGGCTTCACTTTACAATATATTCAAGTATAGTCATTGATCCATTAGCTTTGACGATCGGATTTGTAGAAGGCTGCTTTGACATCGCTATGCACTCCAGGCTTTCTTCTGCTTTAATGGACCAAGCGAATCATGAACAATTCTTGGCAGAAGCTTCAGCATTTCATATGATGTGGCAAAAATTTCCACCTGTTCTTGACAGCTTCCCTCATATTGAAATCAAAAGAAAGTTGGACGAATACAAAGCCGCGCTGGGCCTCACAGCTTCATATTCGGATAAATAACTCTATTGAGAGGAGTAGGAAACTAGCTCGTTTAGGTCGCTATCAGACATGTCTCCGATCCATTTCTCTCCCGCAGCGACAGTCAAGTCCGATAACTTTCGCTTTGTTCTGATCATTTCGTCGATTTTCTCTTCAAATGTGCCTTGGCATATCAAACGATGGACCATTACATTCCTTTTTTGGCCTATTCGATAGGCTCTGTCAGTTGCCTGAGCTTCTACAGCAGGATTCCACCACAAATCATAGTGAACAACATGCGAAGCTTGTGTCAAATTCAAACCTGTTCCCGCCGCTTTCAAGGACAGTACAAATACTCTACAATCCGGATCATTCTGAAATCGATCTACCATATGATCGCGTTCTTTTCGGCTCAAGCCACCATGCAGAAATTGCGAATGCGTATGATATCGTTCATCTATCCAGTTTTGGAGCATATTACCCATTTCTGTGTATTGGGTAAATATCAATACCTTTTCTTCTGTCTCAAAGACACTGTCCAATACGGCAAACAACTGGTCGGTTTTTCCTGAATACTCCGGTTTGTTCATCTTGCCTTTCAAAAATTGGGCGGGGTGATTGCAAACTTGTTTGAGCGAAGTGATCATGCTCAATACCATTCCTTTTTTCTCTATGCCTTCATCCGCTCCTCCAATCGCTTTCATAGCTTTTTCTACTGTAGCTTGATAGATACTCGCTTGTTCTTCCGTCAAAGCGCAATATACATTTTGCTCAATCTTATCTGGCAAATCGGTAATGATCGTTTTATCGGTTTTCAAGCGACGCAATAAAAACGGCGAAGTCATCTTTTTGAACCTTTCCAGCACATCGTGGTCATGGACTTCTTGGATAGGCTTGGCATAATGGTCAACAAACTTTTTGACTGTACCCAAATAGCCTTTATTGGCAAAGTCCATAATACTCCAGTATTCCGAAAGCCTGTTTTCCACTGGCGTTCCGCTGAGTGCGATTTTAACGCTCGCGGGGATTGATTTTACCGCTTTGGTTTGAGCTGTAGAAGCATTCTTGATATTTTGAGCTTCATCAATAATCAAAGCATACCAGTCTTTTTTCTTCAGTTTGCTCAAATCCGTTCTCGCCATGCCATAAGTTGTCACCAGACAATCATAGTCTCCTTCCAACTTTCTGCCGGGACCGTGATAAATTTTCACCTCCAGCATAGGAGCGAATCTGGCGATTTCCTTATCCCAATTCGTCATCAAGCTTGTAGGGACAATGATCAGAACTTTTCCTGTGCTCAGTAAGCCGTCTTCTTTGAATTTGGCCAATGCAGAGATCGTTTGCAAGGTTTTACCCAAGCCCATATCATCGGCTAAAATACTGCCCAAGCCCAAGCGAGCGTTTTTATAGAGCCACGCATAACCTCGCTCTTGGTAAGGTCTCAATACTGCTTGCAAGTTTTCCGCAGTTTCTACTTCGTAATCTTGGGTGAACTGTTCCAAAAGTTCCTTGGCTTCATCGCTAAGCACAATGTCGCATCCCTCATAGCTTTCAGAAAATGCCGCTTGCAAGACTTCATTGGCTCCCAGCTTTGGAGGGTTGTCCAATTTCCTCAATAGTTTATTAACCTCGTCGGCTTGCAAGTGGACATACATGTCTTTGAATCGAATAAGACCTTTTTTGCCTTTGACCATAGCTCTAAAATCGTCCTCTGTCAAAAAAGTATCTTCCCCAATAGATATTCTCCACTCAAAGTTCAATAGCTCCATGATATTCAACTTTGCCGGCGAAGCATCAGGATGTTTTTGCACTTCCATAGTCAACGTCGGAACCATCATCCTTTGTATGCTCTTAGGCAAAATCACTTCTATCCCCAAAAGGCGAATGGTCGGTAAAATATCAAAAAGAAAATTTTCAAAGCTCTCGATAGGAAACAGCAAATTCTTTTTTTCGCTGGATAGGAATTTATTGATCTTTGGAAAATATTCCGAGACTAAATTCAAGTCCTTGAACAATCCCAGCTTGGCTTTCTTGTTTCGATGCTTTTTCAATAGCTCATCAAAGGCGGACACAAAACCGCTTTTCCTTTCTTTAACTTTCAGCTTCATCGAAAAGTCTCCATCCGACCTTTCATCAAACCAAAATACAGGCACAAGCTCTTTTTCTGTAATAAATAATTTTTGAAGCCATAAATGAATAGCGTCAGGAACACTGGAAGACAATTCTTCATCAAAACCAACAGGCTCCTCTTCAAAAAAAGCGTCAAAAACCAATTGGTCCGTGTCTATGCCACTTCCTCTTAAATCGAATGCATTTTCACGCACCCAGCCTCCCACATACCAATCCACTAAGATATTTAATTGCTCTTCGGCCTTGATCCTCTCAAACCCGCTTTCTTGTTGCAACAAAAGCAGGTCCGGAGGCAACAATTTGGACATGTTTTCAAAAATATTTCTCGACGCCTTGTCCATCAAAAGAGGAATCCATCTGCAATGAAACTTATTGCCAATCTTTTCGACTTGAGGGACAAAAGTTTTCTCCAATAATATTCTGGACACATACAAGCTCAAAGCATATAAGACTTTCCATTCTTTAAGCCAATGAGACATCTTGCTTGCATCTTGGCTTAATATCAAGCTCTGTATCATCTTTGGACTTTGATACGTTTGAGGCAAAGGAACATATTCTCCTTCTATTTGATAATACCAAGCTAATTTATTGTTTGGTTTCACTATAATTTGCAAAGCTTCCGCCTTATGCCAAAATGCAGGTGTTTCTTGCTCTTGAATGCTTTTATGAAAGTTCTTGTAACTTTTACCTGTTGCATTGTATGCTTTCTTCAAGACTGATTTAAAGTCCTTGGAATAGAATAATGGCTTGTCATTTAAGATAGCGAACATTCTCTCCTGCACAGAAACAAGATTTGAAAAGTCGATCTCTTCAAATACATTTTTATCAAAATAATAAGATTCTCCTCTGATCGAGAGCTCTTCCATATGCTTTTTCAATTCAAAAAAATGTCCTTGAAAGCTTTCCATCTCTATGCCTTGTTGCTTTAAAGACTTTGGCAAATCCAATCCTTTTAATTTGAGAATAAGAAAAGGATTTCTGTTGATCTCTTCTGAAAGCTTGTAAATGACCGCAGCCAAATGCTTGCAAGGAACCGCATGGTCGGGACATGAGCACTTCATTTTCAAATCGTCCCATCGGCTTGGGAAAAGAGCTACTCCATGATTTTTGCAAACTTGTTCCAATTCTTTGGGCATTTGCATATTCATAAGCTTAGCGAGCACCAAATCATCATTAACGACAGCATCGACTAAAGCCAACTTTTGTTCACGTTCCAGTTGTGGCACTGTTATTCTCACTTTGTATGAATTCCTAAATGAACCTGACACATCAGCGTGAATTTCATTGCCGTTGATTTCCAAAGCGTATACTGCTCCTTTATTCGCATAAGTCTTTCCTCTAGGCAACCTGTTGCTATAGTCAATTTCGCTCAAAGATTTTAGCCAACGCTCTCCCCACCAAGTATTCGAATTATTGCCTCTGCCTATTGCCATAGTCGATATTGTTACGATTGAATTTGAAAAAGCAATAATACAAAATTATTCTACATTGATTCCTTTATTATCCTCTATGTGCTTGTTGTTGGATATTAATTCATATCTTTACTCCACATTATTCAACTAAAGGACAGAGAGTATCTTGGACATATTAAAGGCAGAACACATTTCAAAGCAATACCAGGATCACATAGCCCTGAATGATTTCAGCTTGTCGATTCCTAAAAACTCGATATTCGGATTGTTGGGTCCCAATGGCGCCGGGAAGTCGACTTTTATCCGAATCATCACACAGATTATCATGTCCGATTCGGGCAAGATATGGTTTGACGGTGAAGAGTTAAAGCCTGAGCATATCAGCCAAATAGGCTACTTGCCTGAAGAGCGCGGCTTGTACAAAAAGATGAAAGTGGGAGAACAATTGCTTTATCTCGCGCAACTCAAAGGGATGAAAAAAAGCGAAGCCACCAGAAAAGTGAAGCATTGGCTGGAAAAATTCGAGATTGCCCAATGGTGGAGCAAGAATATTGAGGATCTTTCTAAAGGAATGCAGCAAAAGATACAGTTCATTGCCACTGTGCTACATGACCCAAAGCTGATAATTCTAGACGAGCCTTTCACTGGCTTTGACCCTATAAATGCGAGATTGATCAAAAAAGAAATCATCAAGCTAAGAGACAAGGGAGCTTCCATTATCTTTTCAACGCATAGAATGGAGTCTGTCGAAGAACTTTGCGATCATTTGGCTTTGATCTACAAATCGCGAAAAATATTGGATGGCAGAAAAGACGATATCAAAGCCGATTATAAAAACAATACTTATGTAGTTGAGCATATTGGAGAGTTGTCCAATCTCGATGCAAGGCTTGAAATCTTGGAATCTAAAATCAAAGACGACGACAGGCATGTCACTAGAATAAAACTTTCCAGAGACGAGTCTCCGAATGAGCTGCTGAAGTATCTGATTGAAAAAACGGAAATTCACGGTTTCAAAGAATTGCTGCCTAGCATCAATGATATATTTATTTCAAAAATTAATGAAGTAAAAAATGAGCAAAATTTGGCTAATCATACAGCGTGAGTATCTCACTAGAGTTAGAAAAAAGTCTTTTATCATCATGACCTTTCTTGGGCCTTTGCTATTCGCATGCTTGTGGCTGTTGCCATTTTGGCTGGCGACGGAAGGCGGTGAGCAAAAAACCATAGAAGTGCTGGATGAAAGCGAAATGTTTATCGGCAAATTCCAAAACAACGACGAGGTGAAGTTTGTCTACATTGACGGTTCTTTGGATTCGGCCAAAATGACTTACAAATCCAGCGGGTTCGATGGCTTGCTGTATATACCAAGACTGGATGTCAATAATCCGGAAGGAATAAACTTTTTCTCTAAAAACAGCCCCAGCTTAAGCGTGCTGTCATCCATTGAGGAAAAGATCGAAAGGGTCATTGAAAACTATCGACTCAAGTCCTTAGGCATCGACAAAGCGGAGATAGAAGCTTTAGCGCCCCATATCAGCATACATACCGTCAGCCTCACTGATGAAGGAGAACAGGAAAATAACGCCATAGTGGCTTCCGCGGTAGGCTATATCTTTTCGTTTATGATCTATATGTTCATCTTTATGTATGGATCTCAAGTGATGAGAGGCGTTATCGAGGAAAAAACCAATCGAATCGTAGAAGTGATTATTTCCTCAGTCAAACCTTTCCAATTGATGATGGGAAAAATACTTGGAGTCGCCGCTGTGGTATTGACGCAATTGGTGCTTTGGACTGCGCTTTCCACTGTGGCTATTCAAATCATTTCCACCATGCTTGGCGTGCAAGAAACAGCTCAACAGATCAGCATGGAACAAGCCGGTGACATCAGCTCATTGTCTGGTGACATGGGGGAAATTTACAAAGCGATCATGCAGCTTTCTTTCGCTAAAATTATCGGTTCATTTATTTTCTTCTTCTTAGGTGGGTATCTTCTATATGCATCTTTATTTGCGGCAATTGGAAGCGCGGTGGATTCGGATACCGATTCGCAACAATTCATGTTGCCGATTACTATTCCTTTGATTTTCGCTTTGATTTCCCTTTCGGGAGTTATCAGGGATCCGGATAGCGATTTTGCATTTTGGATGTCGATCATTCCTTTTACCTCTCCGATCGTCATGGTTATGCGGGTTCCTTTTGGCGTTGATACTTGGGAATTGCTATTATCCATGGCATTGCTTGTCATAGGATTTATATGGACGACTTATATCGCCGGAAGAATTTATAGAATTGGCATATTGATGCATGGAAGCAAAGTCAACTATCAGACTTTGGTCAAATGGTTTAAAACCAAAAATTAATGGCGCAAAACATATGGTGAAAAGCTGCTTCAAACACTCTGGAGCAGCTTTTTTTATTTGTCGAAAACCCATTTTGTCTTTCCTCTGTTATTTCATCG
The Aureibacter tunicatorum DNA segment above includes these coding regions:
- a CDS encoding sigma-54 dependent transcriptional regulator; translated protein: MKGKILILDDNRALLSALDILLAPHYECVKCIHDPKLLFSELSKTDYQLLLLDMNFASKIQNGNEGLYWLKEAKSRYPHLSIVMITAYGNIELAVETIKLGASDFILKPWENKKMLETVKKSIELSFNAQKKQDKSNSKDLKTTEKAFTVDQILGQSPVMCSMKKIIERVSKTDTNVLISGENGTGKELVAKAIHGHSNRNGHPLVNVDVGSLSETLFESEMFGHVKGAYTDAKEDRVGKFELANDGSIFLDEISNLSYGLQAKLLKVLQNREIVKLGSNIVIPIDIRLICATNKSITKMVSQQLFREDLFYRINTIQIEVPPLRDRGDDILLLANFFIDKFCSKYHRDRMTLSDQAQQKILNYHWPGNVRQLEHNIERLVILNESDTITVSSLQLENIDIGNVAVKDITLEEMEKLMIVNALKRFENNISMASSHLGITRQTLYNKMKKYSLS
- a CDS encoding sensor histidine kinase, translating into MKLNLLKLAFTFILIAGLHAFIPKYLGGYGLIGIAVFDVFFLLYLLHKYETYNEAIICALESLINDDFSIHAQKSSGISSELIKKLEQLQLKFKSQHDETAKQTEYFRFLIENINIGILTYKDNWKIVHSNKRFKEQVGVGQLSHIRQLFNSNSEWKEALEKAKTWKKFLFESHQQHRKAKYLIQSSTVAIKNDEYTFVSVHDIEHELEYQELESWNKLFQVLTHEIMNTLTPITSLSESLSELVNNSDIEPVSKIPTLQRGLEIIKGQSDHLMHFVKLYRGFIELPKPKKKDINIAELIHKSIHSAKENNCFDNTKISIKIYPKEFLISVDEGLMTQTLTNILKNAWEAKDEHRTLEINIDAHQNNSGVLVLFVCNNGRKIPPEALKNIFVPFFTTKDNGNGIGLSLSKQIVNLHGGKISVSSTEEKTCFKIEI
- a CDS encoding GNAT family N-acetyltransferase is translated as MSEIIVKSAKEEDLDQIINLQQTNLKRNVNLEKRKKDGYVTLETSEDVLQDMIKNELVIGAYENDKLVAYLICLEKARLDVNLDALTELQKISKQIKINGKQLNDTKYCALESICIDKEYRSKGILPKLYEYASKQLGPKYDYAIGFIDQKNPRSYHSHVEKLGFLTIGTFDDSINKATWNIVAKPLRAIG
- a CDS encoding SNF2-related protein — translated: MAIGRGNNSNTWWGERWLKSLSEIDYSNRLPRGKTYANKGAVYALEINGNEIHADVSGSFRNSYKVRITVPQLEREQKLALVDAVVNDDLVLAKLMNMQMPKELEQVCKNHGVALFPSRWDDLKMKCSCPDHAVPCKHLAAVIYKLSEEINRNPFLILKLKGLDLPKSLKQQGIEMESFQGHFFELKKHMEELSIRGESYYFDKNVFEEIDFSNLVSVQERMFAILNDKPLFYSKDFKSVLKKAYNATGKSYKNFHKSIQEQETPAFWHKAEALQIIVKPNNKLAWYYQIEGEYVPLPQTYQSPKMIQSLILSQDASKMSHWLKEWKVLYALSLYVSRILLEKTFVPQVEKIGNKFHCRWIPLLMDKASRNIFENMSKLLPPDLLLLQQESGFERIKAEEQLNILVDWYVGGWVRENAFDLRGSGIDTDQLVFDAFFEEEPVGFDEELSSSVPDAIHLWLQKLFITEKELVPVFWFDERSDGDFSMKLKVKERKSGFVSAFDELLKKHRNKKAKLGLFKDLNLVSEYFPKINKFLSSEKKNLLFPIESFENFLFDILPTIRLLGIEVILPKSIQRMMVPTLTMEVQKHPDASPAKLNIMELLNFEWRISIGEDTFLTEDDFRAMVKGKKGLIRFKDMYVHLQADEVNKLLRKLDNPPKLGANEVLQAAFSESYEGCDIVLSDEAKELLEQFTQDYEVETAENLQAVLRPYQERGYAWLYKNARLGLGSILADDMGLGKTLQTISALAKFKEDGLLSTGKVLIIVPTSLMTNWDKEIARFAPMLEVKIYHGPGRKLEGDYDCLVTTYGMARTDLSKLKKKDWYALIIDEAQNIKNASTAQTKAVKSIPASVKIALSGTPVENRLSEYWSIMDFANKGYLGTVKKFVDHYAKPIQEVHDHDVLERFKKMTSPFLLRRLKTDKTIITDLPDKIEQNVYCALTEEQASIYQATVEKAMKAIGGADEGIEKKGMVLSMITSLKQVCNHPAQFLKGKMNKPEYSGKTDQLFAVLDSVFETEEKVLIFTQYTEMGNMLQNWIDERYHTHSQFLHGGLSRKERDHMVDRFQNDPDCRVFVLSLKAAGTGLNLTQASHVVHYDLWWNPAVEAQATDRAYRIGQKRNVMVHRLICQGTFEEKIDEMIRTKRKLSDLTVAAGEKWIGDMSDSDLNELVSYSSQ
- a CDS encoding ATP-binding cassette domain-containing protein, translating into MDILKAEHISKQYQDHIALNDFSLSIPKNSIFGLLGPNGAGKSTFIRIITQIIMSDSGKIWFDGEELKPEHISQIGYLPEERGLYKKMKVGEQLLYLAQLKGMKKSEATRKVKHWLEKFEIAQWWSKNIEDLSKGMQQKIQFIATVLHDPKLIILDEPFTGFDPINARLIKKEIIKLRDKGASIIFSTHRMESVEELCDHLALIYKSRKILDGRKDDIKADYKNNTYVVEHIGELSNLDARLEILESKIKDDDRHVTRIKLSRDESPNELLKYLIEKTEIHGFKELLPSINDIFISKINEVKNEQNLANHTA
- a CDS encoding ABC transporter permease translates to MSKIWLIIQREYLTRVRKKSFIIMTFLGPLLFACLWLLPFWLATEGGEQKTIEVLDESEMFIGKFQNNDEVKFVYIDGSLDSAKMTYKSSGFDGLLYIPRLDVNNPEGINFFSKNSPSLSVLSSIEEKIERVIENYRLKSLGIDKAEIEALAPHISIHTVSLTDEGEQENNAIVASAVGYIFSFMIYMFIFMYGSQVMRGVIEEKTNRIVEVIISSVKPFQLMMGKILGVAAVVLTQLVLWTALSTVAIQIISTMLGVQETAQQISMEQAGDISSLSGDMGEIYKAIMQLSFAKIIGSFIFFFLGGYLLYASLFAAIGSAVDSDTDSQQFMLPITIPLIFALISLSGVIRDPDSDFAFWMSIIPFTSPIVMVMRVPFGVDTWELLLSMALLVIGFIWTTYIAGRIYRIGILMHGSKVNYQTLVKWFKTKN